The genomic stretch AAGCAGTTGGAAAAGTTCTCTTTAAAACGAAACGCCTATTACTCTGGCTAAAACAATGAATTAGCCTAAGTTTTAAAAAGGTGCTTAATTGCACCTTTTTTCTATCGACTTCTTATTTACCAATAAATAAAGAGAGTAAACCTGCTGCAATCAGTGGGCCGACTGGTACGCCTCGGAGTAAAGCAACACCAGCAACCGTACCAATGAGTAAACCTGCAACCACATCGGGCTGGCTCGACATTAGTTTTACGCCACGACCACCTAGCCAGGCGACTAACAGGCCAATTGCGATAGCCATAATAGACTTAACACTAATAAAGGATTTTAAAATACTCTCACCACTAAGCTTGCCACTGGCAATTGGAGTGAGTACACCAATCGTTAAGATAAGAATTCCTAAATTAAGGCCATGGGCTTGAATATAGGGAAAAAACTCATTTAATGGCGTAATTTTAACGACAATGAGCACACCTGCTGCAATCGTTACAGCTGCATTTTGACTTAATAAACCGCAAATCAACAGGACGAGTAAAACAACTAAATTCACATCAAATTGGGCAAGCATGGGGGTGCAGAGCAAGTAAATAAGTGGAATTGTATAATATTTAAGAGTGTTGATGTGAACGCTTTAAAAGATATAGCCGATTTTAAATCTAATTTTTGATAAAAAATCATTGTATATCTATAAATGATAAAGATTTTTAATTTCTGGTTACGCTTGGACACAATGTTATATAAATTAACAAGTTAAAAATTTTAGTTTCTTAAAGTTGTGATATAAAAATAGTCATTACTCATGAGTACAGGATAATTTTATGGACATTATAGATATTAAAATTAAAGATCAGTTTGACCAGATTCATGATGCAAAAGCGCAACTAAAGAAAAATTTAGTGGAACATGAAAATGAGCCTTTAAAGCTGAGCCAACGTATTGAGCATATTATTGTTGATAATGAAATTATTTTGCCTACCACTGAATTGTTGTTTGAAAGTGAACAAAACGAAAATATTTATCGAGTAGTGGAAGATTAAGAAAGCGACTTAAATCAAATAGATGAAAACAGTAGAGAGTAGTGTTTAGCAAAAAATAGAAACTACGTTAAAATAACAGCTTAGTTCTAATGAGAAAACTTCATGCTGCTGGAAAAAATTTTACAATCACAAGGGTTTGGTTCACGTAAATATTGTCAGCAGTTAATAAAAAATGGATCTGTAAGTATTGAGGGAGAGGTTGCAGATGATCTCAAAAAGCAATTCTCTCCAGAAAATTTAGAATTTTCTCTTTTTGGAGAAACTTATCAATATCGAGAAAAAGTTTACCTCGCTTTAAAAAAACCAAAAGGTTTTGAATGTTCACATCAGCCTCACCATCATCAAAGCGTATTTAGTCTTTTACCAGAAATCATGATTCAACGTGGCGTGCAAGCCATTGGCCGTCTAGATCAAGATACCACAGGCTTACTTTTACTTACTGATGATGGTAAATATCTTCAAGCTTTAACCCATCCTCGTAAACATGTTCCAAAGGTTTATCATGTTACGACTATAGATCCAGTCACACCTGAGCAAATTGAAATGTTGAGTCAAGGCGTAAGTTTGCATCAAGAAAAAGGTGTGTTTGCTGCAACGGATGTAGCGATATTAGAAACTCATCAATTAACCATGACGATTCATCAAGGTGTTTATCATCAAGTCAAAAGAATGATTGCAGCTGTAGGAAATAAAGTAGAAGCATTGTATCGCCATCAAATAGGACAATTGGTTTTACCTGAACTTGAAGATGGAGAATGGGTGTATTTATCTGAACAACAAAAACAGCTTGCTCAAAATATTATTTGAGAAAACAATGAAAAGTTTGGAACTCACTATCTCGAATGAATCCCATTTGTTCATATAAACGATGAGATTCATGGTTGTTACTTTGAGTTTCCAAACTAATCCGCAAAGCATTCTCTTGTTTTGCAAATAAGATTGCTGTATCGATGAGCTGTTTAGCTGAACCTTGACGACGGAAAACGGGGGTAACATAGACATCATCTAAGATATAGTAAGTTGAACAAGCAACTGAAGAAAAACCTAAATAGAGTAAAATAAAACCCGTAATTTTATCGTCTTTAATATGAATGAAGAACACACTTTCTCTATTCTCAAAACGTTGTTTTAGGAAGTGAAGGGATTCATTAAAATTAGAAGAGGCCCCATAAAATTGGCGATATTCATCAAATAAAACGGCGAGTTGCTCTAAGTCTTCAAAAGTCGCTCGTCTAACGATCATTTGGCACTCCTTGTAACTTATCATTATGTTTTTACAAAGAGAGCATAACGAAAAAAAGAGCTTTTTGACGTTAAAACTTGTTTATAAATGCAACAGTGTTAAGTTTTGTCGCTTTCACCAAGAAGTGCATTCAATTCTTCAAATAAATCTTCATGGTCATCATCTTCAGCTAAAGTTGATGAATTTTGGTTTAATGAAGATGCTTTTGCTTTTCTCAGTTTTAATAATTGTTCCATATTAATATTCTGATTTTCGATCGCAAAAGGAATAGATTTAGTTAATACGACCTGTTTAAAAAAAAGTCGTACTGCTTGGGCAGGGGTAATTCCAAGTTGTTTAAAAACAGCAAAAGCCTGCTTTTTTTCTTGGGAGTCAAGTCGAACCTGATAAACTTCTGTTTTTCGCATGAATAACAAAACCAAATGATTTTAATTTTTAGGAATTTATTTTAAACCATCGCAATGTAATTTCAATGCTTTTTGGCATAAAAAATAATCTTTTTGTCATTACAGTTACATTACAATGTCAATTCAAACTCAGAATTAAAAGACATTCCCTCCTTTGTAAGGGGGTCTATAAATGAAATGTGCTTAGCTAGCAGCTGTAATGGTTCCGAGAAATCATCTTCAGCTTTGTGTTGAACTACTGGATAAAATGGATCATTTTTAATCGGAATTTCTAAGTAATTCAGATGCACCCGAAGTTGGTGCTGTTTGCCCGTTGTCGGTGTTAAGCGATATTTTGCCCAAATCTGGTTATGCTCGATCAGCTCAATATAGGTCTCGGTGTTTGTTTTTGCATTTTCTATAACTTGCATGGTGTAAAAAGGATGACCTTTATCTAAATGCAAATGTAATTTCTGAGGAAAAGTTAAATCTTTTTTATAAGGTGCAACAGCGTGATAAATTTTATTGACTTGGCGCTCTGAGAATAATTGTTGGTAAATACCGCGAGACTCAACCCGTTTGCAAAATAGAACCACGCCAGCAGTTTCACGGTCTAAGCGATGAATAGGGGTTAAAAATTCATTGTCTGTTTGTTTTTTTAGTCGGACTAAAAGTGTTTCTTGAACATATTGTCCAGTGGGGCTAATCGTTAAAAAATGAGGTTTATCGACCACCAGTAAATCATCATTCTCAAATAAAATCCGATGTTCAAATGGAACGTGGACTTCATAAGCAAGAAATCGATAATAAAAAATATGCGTATTACTTTGGTATGGACTATCTAATGTTAGTTTTTGTCCATTTGCCCCATAAATAAGCCCGTCTTGAAATCTTTGTTTCCACTCATCTGTTCTAATATGTGCAAAGTGACCACAT from Acinetobacter pittii encodes the following:
- a CDS encoding type II toxin-antitoxin system RelB/DinJ family antitoxin, translating into MRKTEVYQVRLDSQEKKQAFAVFKQLGITPAQAVRLFFKQVVLTKSIPFAIENQNINMEQLLKLRKAKASSLNQNSSTLAEDDDHEDLFEELNALLGESDKT
- a CDS encoding DUF441 domain-containing protein, with translation MLAQFDVNLVVLLVLLICGLLSQNAAVTIAAGVLIVVKITPLNEFFPYIQAHGLNLGILILTIGVLTPIASGKLSGESILKSFISVKSIMAIAIGLLVAWLGGRGVKLMSSQPDVVAGLLIGTVAGVALLRGVPVGPLIAAGLLSLFIGK
- a CDS encoding GNAT family N-acetyltransferase encodes the protein MIVRRATFEDLEQLAVLFDEYRQFYGASSNFNESLHFLKQRFENRESVFFIHIKDDKITGFILLYLGFSSVACSTYYILDDVYVTPVFRRQGSAKQLIDTAILFAKQENALRISLETQSNNHESHRLYEQMGFIRDSEFQTFHCFLK
- a CDS encoding pseudouridine synthase; the protein is MSSPNDFLPPMIDGVSASQVYLPQQKDTQTIYEYLCGHFAHIRTDEWKQRFQDGLIYGANGQKLTLDSPYQSNTHIFYYRFLAYEVHVPFEHRILFENDDLLVVDKPHFLTISPTGQYVQETLLVRLKKQTDNEFLTPIHRLDRETAGVVLFCKRVESRGIYQQLFSERQVNKIYHAVAPYKKDLTFPQKLHLHLDKGHPFYTMQVIENAKTNTETYIELIEHNQIWAKYRLTPTTGKQHQLRVHLNYLEIPIKNDPFYPVVQHKAEDDFSEPLQLLAKHISFIDPLTKEGMSFNSEFELTL
- the rsuA gene encoding pseudouridine synthase translates to MLLEKILQSQGFGSRKYCQQLIKNGSVSIEGEVADDLKKQFSPENLEFSLFGETYQYREKVYLALKKPKGFECSHQPHHHQSVFSLLPEIMIQRGVQAIGRLDQDTTGLLLLTDDGKYLQALTHPRKHVPKVYHVTTIDPVTPEQIEMLSQGVSLHQEKGVFAATDVAILETHQLTMTIHQGVYHQVKRMIAAVGNKVEALYRHQIGQLVLPELEDGEWVYLSEQQKQLAQNII